AGTTCTTGTAGAGGAAGATGGCGCCGAAGGCGTTGCCGGAGAAGCGGTTGTCGACCACCGTGTTGAAGCGCGAGCCGTCGATCGACAGGCCCTCGCGGCCGGTGCCGTAGTACCAGAGGCCGCTGCCGCCCCCCTGGTCGAACGGCTGCCAGAACGGACCGTTCTCGCCGAAGCCGTTGCCCACGATGTCGTTGTCCTCGACGACGTTGTCCTTCGACCCGTGCTCCAGGTAGATGCCCGAGCTGCCCGAGCCCTCGACGCGCAGCCGGCGGATGGTGACGCCGGTGACGTAGCCGTCGACGAAGATGCCGACGCCGCGCGAATTCAGCAGCGTGCTGTCCTCGATGGTGATGTTGGAAAAGGCGTGGTCGTACTCGGCGCCCGGCGCCAGATCGCGGAAGCCGTCGCGGGTGATGCGGATGTTGTTGAGGAAGCCCTCGATCTGGCAGTTGCGGACGGTGACGTTGGACAGCGCCGTGTCGGTCGGCGCCGAGATCTCGATGCCGCGTTGCCGATCGGGGCCGTACAGGCGGGCCCCCTGGCAGTCGAGGGTGACGTCGGAGGCGAGGATCCGCACCCCGCGCGTCCAGGTGCAGGACGGATCGAGGTGCGAGCTCACCGTGACGTCGACCCGCTCGTTCGCGTGGCTGCAATCGATCAGTTGCGACCCCGGGTCCGGCGTCGCCCAGGCCGGCGCCACGAGCGCCAGCGCGACCAGCCCCCCCATCCCGAACGAGAACGCGCGCATCCCCTGCCGCTAGGGGGGCGGCGCGAGTGAGTCAAGCCGTAACGAGCCAAACCGCCGCCACCCGCGCCTCATCGGCGCCGTCGCCGACCTCGTCTTGACGCCCGCCAGCCCCGCCGCTATTTCCGTCACCTCCGACGCGCCCACGCGAAAGTGGCGGAATTGGCAGACGCGCAGGATTCAGGATCCTGTGGGGTAACACCCGTGGGGGTTCAAGTCCCCCCTTTCGCATCTCTCTTCGTCAGCAAGATCAGCATCCTGCGAATCGTCGTCTTGCTGGGGGGGCCAAACGGGGGGCCAAACCGCCCACTGAACGCGCGATCTTCCGGAACTGGCTCGCGCCTTCGAGACGCAACCACCTCCCCAGTGACGCTTCATCGTTTCATACCGCACGGCGGCGCCTCATCGTGTTCACGCCAGCGGTGAGTGCTGTGGAGAGTACGTGTCCTTCACGGCGTAAAGCCCACGCATTGTCAGGCCGTCCAATCGACGGTCGTGAGCCCCTCGATGGCGCTGAAGTCGCTGTCACGGGTTACCAGAGTGGCACCCAGGGCTGATGCCGTGGCGGCGATCCAGAGGTCGTTTTCATCGAGCGCGAGCCCTTGCTGCTCGCGAGTCCGCTTCATGTGTGCGTAGGCGTCGCCGGCAGACTCGGGCACGGGCTCGCACGCGATGGTGGCGAAGAACGGTGCCGCCTGCTTCGTCAGGTCCTCGCGCCGACGACCTTGCGGAAGGCGGGCAAGCCCGTAGAGAATCTCGCCCCGAACGATCGAGCAGATGACCACCTTGTCGTTCGGACCGAGCACTGCAAGCTGCGCCGCAACACGCGGGTTCTTGCGCATGAGGTCGGAAACCGCGTTGGAGTCCAGCAGGAAGAGCAAGGCGGCTCCTCACGCGTTCCCGGCGTCGAATAATCCTTCCGCGTGCGTGGCTATTGAGTATCGTAAAATATAGTGACATTGAGCGGCGGATGTGATACACGACGATCCATGGGAAATCCGGCGGGGGTGAAGCGGGATTTTGATGAGTTGGAACGGCGGCGACTGGAGGCCGCGCGGTTACTGAAGGCCGGGGTGAAACCGGCCGAGGTGGCGCGGCGGGTGGGCGTCCATCGCCAGTCGGTGAGTCGCTGGGTGCAGCAGTTGGCGACCCACGGGCGGGCCGGGCTGAAGAAGGCGGGGCGCGCGGGGCGCCCACCGCGCCTGACCGCCTCGCAACGCCGCCAGCTCGAACGCGCCCTGCAGCGCGGCCCGGAAGCGCTCGGATACCCCACCGGGTTGTGGACCACCGGGCGCGTCGCGGAGCTGATCGAGCAGGAGTTCGCGGAGCGCTTCCATCCCGGCCACGTCTGGCGCTTGCTCCGGCAGCTCGGGTGGAGCTGCCAGCGGCCGACCGGGCGCGCCCTGGAGCGCGACGAAGCCCGTATCCGCTGGTGGAAACGCGAGCACTGGCCCGCCCTTAAAAAAAAGCCCGCCGCGAGCGGCGCACCATCGTCTTCATCGATGAAAGCGGACTCAGTGAGCGCCCGCACCGCTGTCGGACATGGGCGCCGCGGGGGCAGACCCCGGTCCTCCAGTATCACTTCCACTGGAAGACGCTCTCGGCGATCGCGGGCGTAACGTGGTGGCAGTTCTACTTCCGGCTGTACCCCGGCACGATCAAGAGTCCGGAGATCGTCGACTTCTTGGGCCGTCTCCAACGGGCCCTCCCCGGCAAGCTGCTCATCATCTGGGATGGGCTGCGGCAGCACCGCAGTCGACTGGTGAAGGACTTCATCGCTCGCCAGCGCGGCGCGATTCACCTGGAGTACCTGCCCGCCTACGCGCCGGAGCTGAACCCCGTGGAATACATCTGGGGGTACTGGAAGAAGCATGAGCTGCCCAACTTCTGTCCGAAGGACTTCTCGCAGCTCACCACCGTGGCGCGCCGCGCCTTGCGCCGAATGCAGCGCCGCCCCACGCTGGTGACCGCCTTCTGGCAGCAAGCGGAGCTGTTCTAGATCCCGTCACTATATTCTGCGAGACTCAATAGCTTGCCAGCCTCGATCATGCGTTCCAGCTCATCGACATCACCCGGATTGAGATTCGGCAGAGCGTGCATGGCCTGCAGGACAGCCTGGGGTGACCCCGCCGTCGTCTCGTCGACAGCGCGGACGATTACCTCGACCGCCCCTCGGATCTCGGACAGCGGTTCATCCAATTCGATGTGGCATGGGTCATTGAGTTTCCCGCGAACAACAACCGCTCGTAGCATGACTCACCTCTCGCTTCCCGCCGCGAAATCATACCCCGCGCAATCCCGTGAGGCCACGCCGAGAGCTGCCGTCACGACGCCGAGCTGGACCCCGATCCCGAACGACCCGTGGTGAATCAACGATCAGCGTCTTCGAAATTGTCCCCTGCGGGGACAATTCGTGGCGCCTGACGGCGCTGCCTCGCGGTCTAAGAGATCAGATTCACTCTGGTTCTCTGGCCCCGGACTCGGGTTCGAGTCCCTCTTTCGCATTCAGCTCGCTCAGGCGCGTTCGACCACCTCTCCGGCCGCCGGCGCGCTACCCCCTCTCGCAACCCGACCCGGGGTCCGCCGGGCGATCGCGGGATCACAGCACGCGCAGCCGCTTCTCGTATCCGGGCTCCGGCAGGAGGAGGAAGTTCGTGACGCCGGAGACGCCGCCGACGCCCTGCGCGGCGGCAACGGCGGCATCGACGGCGGCCTGGTCGGCCACGACGCCGAGCAGCACCACCTCGCCGGCGAGCACGTCGATGTCGATCTGGGTCACCCGATCGCCGGCGGCGGCGAGCGCCGCCTTCACCTCGCCCTCGATTGCGAGGTCGGTGGCGGTCGACGAGCTGGCCGGCTGCTGGGGCAGGTACGTCGCGACCGAGCGCACGCCGGCGACGCCCTGCGCGGCGCTGACGACGCCCTGCCGCTGCGCGTCGCTCGTCACGAAGCCGACCAGGTAGGCGTGCCCCATGTAGACGTACGGCGTGACATGGACCACCGCCTCGGGCGCGGCCGCCAGCAGGGCTTCGCGCAACGCGATCTTGAGTCGGTCGTCCGCGGCTTGCGCGGGTGCGCTCTCCTCGCTCGCCGCCGCCTTGGCCATGGCGCGATACGGGCGCATGCCGCCACACCCGGCGAGCAGAGAGAGCCCGGCGATACACGCGAGCGCGGCGCACGCATTCCGGCGACGTCGACGGGTTCCCATATCACCTCCCCAGTGTCGGCGATCGTGTACCACGGGGGCGCGTCACCGCCACAGCGAAAGCGGCGGGACCCAACCGCACGGTCGCGATGCCCCGTCCGGCGGAACCGGCGCCGCCCGTCACCTCCGGCGACACCCTGGCCGCCGTCCCAGCGCACCACCGATCCGTTCAGCGTCGGCCGCCGCCTCGGTGCCGTGAATGAGCACTTCGCCTCGCTCGACATGGGCTGCCGGCCTTCCCTGGTTGAACGGTGCATCGTGGCCCGCACCGTGGCGTTCATCCCGACGAGCCGAGGGCAGCGGATGCGATGCGCGGCGCGCGCCGGCCGTCGGCCCGCTCGCCGGGCGCCGCGGCGCGCGAGCGTGCCCGATGTCCGTCACGCCGACGCGGGATAGAGGGATGCCATCGACCGGACCGTCGCCGCGATCTCCGCCCGCAGCTCGGGCGGGCGCAGCACCTGGACGTAGGCGCCGAAGCCGAGGATCCAGTGCTTCAGCTCTTCGGTGCCGCGCACGGTCATCGACAGCACCGTCCGGCCGTCGCGCCGGCGCTGGAAGCGCTGCGTCGGGTGGATCCGCCGCGCCCGCAGATAGGCCGCGGTCTCGGCGTTCATGATCAGCAGCTCGACCCTGGTCTCCGGTCCGTCGACGATGCCGAAGATGCCTTCGGTGTGGCGCTGCGGCGAGTAGCGCTTCGGATACGCGAACCGTTCCGGCAGGCGCTCGGCGCTGCGGACGCGCTCGACCGCGAGGGTGACGATCTTCTCGCCGCGGTGGCTCCGACCGACCAGGTACAGTCCGCCGCGGTACATCAGCAGCGTGTACGGCTCGAATTCGTGCGTCTTGCCGCGCCCGAGCAGGCCGCCGTAGTCGATGCGCAGCTTCTGCTCGTAGACGAGAGCCTGGACGATGGCGTCGAGCTGGTCGTCGCAGGCGCGGTAGTCCTTCACCGCGTAGGGGACGACGAAGAACTTCTTCTCGAAGTCGGCGAGCCGCCGGCGGTGCGCCCCCGGCAGGGCGCGCGCGAAGCGCTCCCAGAGGTCCTCGATGCCGTCCTTGATGACCGTGCCGTCGAGAAACTGGAACACCGCCAGCGCGAAGTAGAACGACAGCACCTGGAAGACGGTGGAGTCGGGCCGCTGCGCCGCGTCGGCGATGCGCAGCAACCGCCTCCCGCCGCGCGAGATCGCCTCGATCAGCGGCCGCTCCTCGGCGTCCACCAACTCGCGGCGACAGACGGCGATGTACCGCAGCAGCGTGCGCTCCGAGATGCCCAACGCGTCGCCGATGGCGGCGAAGCTCCAGCCGTGCGGCCGCTCCAGCAGCCCGAGGAGCAGCCGCGCCATGCGGATCGCGTCGCCATACGACGGCGCCCGCGCCCTGTCGCCGCCGGCTCCCTTGCGACGTGCCCTCGCTCGTCCCGCCATTCCCCCTCCGCTCGGCGCACCGAATCGCGCGCCGATCGCGCTGTCAACCGGCGGCGGCGCCGGGCGGGGCGATCGGCCGTGCCGCCCCGCGGCCGGCGCGCACCAGCAGTCCGTGGGCGCCCATGTCCGTGGGCGCCGATTGCAAGGCGCCGCCGCGCCTGCCAGAAAGCGCCGCCGGGGAGAGGACCGCCCATGCCCGAGCATCCACGCCATCCGGCCATCGCGCTCACCGACGGCGCCTTCTACGCCGCCGATCCGCATCCCCACTTCGACTGGATGCGCGCCCGGGCGCCCGTCTACTGGGATGAGGCCGGCCAGGTCTGGGGCATCACCGCCCATGCCGACGTGCTCGCCGTTTCGAAGGATGCGAGCACGTTCTGCAGCGGCAACGGCATCCGCCCCGACCAGCCGCCGATGCCCTACATGATCGACCTCGACGATCCGATGCACCGGCGGCGCCGCGGCCTGGTGAGCCGGGGCTTCACGCCGCGCCGCGTCCTCGACCGCGAGGCGCGCGTGCGCGCCATCGCGGTCGAGCTGATCGAACGCGCGCGCGAGCGCGGCCGCTTCGATTTCGTCGCCGACGTCGCGGCGTGGCTGCCGCTGATCGTGATCGGCGACATGCTCGGCATCGAGCCCGCCGACCACGCCCGCCTGCTGGCCTGGTCGGAGGCGATGATCCTCGGCGCCGGCGCCACCGATCTCGACCACATCCTGGGCGCCGCCAGCGCCTTCGAGGAATACTGCGCCTACCAGCGCGACGTCATCGCCGATCGACACGCCCATCCGCGCGACGATCTGGTCAGCATCCTCGTCCACGCCGAGATCGACGGCACCCGCCTGAGCGACGACGAGCTGCTGATGGAGAGCCTGCTCATCCTCATCGGCGGCGACGAGACGACCCGCCACGTCCTCAGCGGCGGCATGTACGAGCTCCTGCGCCACCCCGAACAGCTCCGTCTGCTGGCCCGCGAGCCGGCGCGCATCCCGACCGCCGTGGAGGAGATGCTGCGCTGGGTGAGCCCGATCCAGAACATGGCGCGCAGCGCGACGCGCGACGTCGAGCTGGGCGGCCAACGCATCGCCGCCGGGCAGAAGCTGCTGCTCCTCTATCCGGCCGCCAACCGCGACCCGGCCGTGTTCCGCGATCCGCATCGCTTCGATGTCGAGCGCACGCCCAACGAACACGTCGCCTTCGGCATCGGCGGGCACTTCTGCCTCGGCGCCAACCTCGCCCGGCTCGAGCTGCGGGTGTTCTTCGAGGAGCTGCTGCGCCGCATGCCCACCCTCGAGCTGGCGAGCGCGGCGCTGCCGCCGCGCCGCCCGTCGAACTTCATCTGCGGCATCGAGAGCCTGCCGGTCGAGTGGCGCGCCGGCTGATCCCGGCGCGGCCTTGCGATGGCCGCGACCCGCCGGTAGGTCTCGGCGCCGGAGGGACGTCTGATGGTCGCGCTGCCACTGGTCGGGGGATGCCAATGCGGCGCCGTGCGCTACGAGGTCACGCAGCCGCCGCTGATGATCTACAACTGCCACTGCACCAACTGTCAGAAGATCGGCGGCGGCGCGTTCTCGACCCCGATCACGGTCATGGAAGCGAGCTTCGCCTTCACCCACGGTGAGCCGCGGCGCCACGAGTGGCTCTCGGATGCGGGCAATCGGCGCTTCGGGTGGTACTGCGGCGACTGCGGCAGCCGCATCGCCCACGGCCAGACGCCGTCCTCCGGCGTCCTCAGCGTGCGCAGCGGCACCCTCGACGACACCAGTTGGATCGAGCCGGTCGGCGACATCTGGACGCGCAGCGCCCAGCCCTGGGTGACCTTCGGCGACCGCCTGCGCGCGGAGCGCCAGCCGACGGATTACGCGCCGTTCGTCGAACGCTTCCGCGCCCAGCGACGATTCGCCTGACCGCGCCGGGGCGCCGCGGCCCGGCGTCCCATTCCGCCGCGGCGCGCCGCCCTACCGCTGGCGCACGGTCAGCGCGATCAGCGGGAAGAGGAGCACGGAGAGGATCCCCGCCCCGACCAGGGCGGCGGCGTTCTCCGGCAGCATGCGGCCGGTCGCCTTGCCGATCTCGGTGATGACGACGATCAGCGGCAGCGTGGTCGCCGAGTAGAGCGCCAGCACGGCGCGCTCGCGGGCGGCGAGCGCGCCGCGGTAGAGCAGCAGCGCCGGACCGCCGCGCACGACCAGCAGCAGGACGAGGAAGAGCGGGATGCGCGCCAGGCTGGTGGCGCTGGCGGCGAGGGCCGGCAGGTCGATCTGGGCGCCGCTGACGACGAAGAAGATGGGGATCAGGAAGCCGAAGCCGAGCGCGTCGAGCTTCTGCCGGAAGGGCTCGGCGCCGGGGCCGCGCGAGACCAGACCGACCACGCTGCCGGCGGCGAAGGCGCCGAGCAGGATGTCGAGGCCGAGCAGGTCGGCGAGCACCACCAGCCCGCCGAGCAGCAGCATGGACAGCCGCACCGGCAACTGGCTGGTGCTCTGCAGCGTGCGCGACAGCAGGGCGATGACGTGCGGCGGGCGCAGGCGCAGCGCCATCGCGGCGCAGGCGACGGCGATGCAGACGAAGGTCGCCAGCAGC
This is a stretch of genomic DNA from bacterium. It encodes these proteins:
- a CDS encoding cytochrome P450; the encoded protein is MPEHPRHPAIALTDGAFYAADPHPHFDWMRARAPVYWDEAGQVWGITAHADVLAVSKDASTFCSGNGIRPDQPPMPYMIDLDDPMHRRRRGLVSRGFTPRRVLDREARVRAIAVELIERARERGRFDFVADVAAWLPLIVIGDMLGIEPADHARLLAWSEAMILGAGATDLDHILGAASAFEEYCAYQRDVIADRHAHPRDDLVSILVHAEIDGTRLSDDELLMESLLILIGGDETTRHVLSGGMYELLRHPEQLRLLAREPARIPTAVEEMLRWVSPIQNMARSATRDVELGGQRIAAGQKLLLLYPAANRDPAVFRDPHRFDVERTPNEHVAFGIGGHFCLGANLARLELRVFFEELLRRMPTLELASAALPPRRPSNFICGIESLPVEWRAG
- a CDS encoding type II toxin-antitoxin system VapC family toxin; the protein is MLFLLDSNAVSDLMRKNPRVAAQLAVLGPNDKVVICSIVRGEILYGLARLPQGRRREDLTKQAAPFFATIACEPVPESAGDAYAHMKRTREQQGLALDENDLWIAATASALGATLVTRDSDFSAIEGLTTVDWTA
- a CDS encoding GFA family protein, giving the protein MRYEVTQPPLMIYNCHCTNCQKIGGGAFSTPITVMEASFAFTHGEPRRHEWLSDAGNRRFGWYCGDCGSRIAHGQTPSSGVLSVRSGTLDDTSWIEPVGDIWTRSAQPWVTFGDRLRAERQPTDYAPFVERFRAQRRFA
- a CDS encoding BON domain-containing protein; translation: MRPYRAMAKAAASEESAPAQAADDRLKIALREALLAAAPEAVVHVTPYVYMGHAYLVGFVTSDAQRQGVVSAAQGVAGVRSVATYLPQQPASSSTATDLAIEGEVKAALAAAGDRVTQIDIDVLAGEVVLLGVVADQAAVDAAVAAAQGVGGVSGVTNFLLLPEPGYEKRLRVL
- a CDS encoding WYL domain-containing protein, with the protein product MARLLLGLLERPHGWSFAAIGDALGISERTLLRYIAVCRRELVDAEERPLIEAISRGGRRLLRIADAAQRPDSTVFQVLSFYFALAVFQFLDGTVIKDGIEDLWERFARALPGAHRRRLADFEKKFFVVPYAVKDYRACDDQLDAIVQALVYEQKLRIDYGGLLGRGKTHEFEPYTLLMYRGGLYLVGRSHRGEKIVTLAVERVRSAERLPERFAYPKRYSPQRHTEGIFGIVDGPETRVELLIMNAETAAYLRARRIHPTQRFQRRRDGRTVLSMTVRGTEELKHWILGFGAYVQVLRPPELRAEIAATVRSMASLYPASA
- a CDS encoding cation:proton antiporter encodes the protein MQPTHTHALLAVLFVAAIAPLFNELPIRLRLPLVVLELLFGVAIGPHGLDLVQAEGSLKTLSALGLSFLFFLAGMDLELAKLRGQPLRLGLRGWVLSVLVALALTFALQAAGLVSGPVLVAVALSTTAIGTLLPILREADELDSELGRFVLGAGAVAEFGPIVLFSLLITGDEGLAVRSGLLATFVCIAVACAAMALRLRPPHVIALLSRTLQSTSQLPVRLSMLLLGGLVVLADLLGLDILLGAFAAGSVVGLVSRGPGAEPFRQKLDALGFGFLIPIFFVVSGAQIDLPALAASATSLARIPLFLVLLLVVRGGPALLLYRGALAARERAVLALYSATTLPLIVVITEIGKATGRMLPENAAALVGAGILSVLLFPLIALTVRQR